In Actinomyces marmotae, the DNA window GCGCAGGTGGGCCTCTCGCTCGGGGGACTGCTCCTTGAGCCAGGTGGGGCCGTGCTTGGCCCACAGGAAGGGGCGGCCGCCGATGGTGTCGGCGTAGATGGCGATGGCGGCCACGGGCTTGCCGTCCTCGCCGGCGTAGAGGTAGCGGCCCCACAGGGCGTGGCCCTGGGAGGCCTCGTAGCGCTCCCAGGCCTCGGTCTGCTCGATGCCCACCGGCGTGTTGCCGATGGCCAGGCGCATCTCGCGCCCATCGACCCTCCTGAGGGTCTCGGGGCGCCCGGTGGCGGAGTGATCGTTACTGGTCATCATCGTGCTCCTCGCGCTGGGTTGACAGGGGTCCGGGTGGGGGCCGCGACGCTGGGCGGGGTGCCGGGCGGCGCGCGTCAGTAGGACAGGTCGGTGGGCTCGGGGTAGTAGCGCTTGAACTTTCGGTAGTGGTTGAGACGCTGGGCCTCGACGAGCGCGGCGCGCACCAGGGAGCGGTCCGTGGGGTCGCGCAGGGGGTCGGCGCCGGGGGCGAGCGAGCGGATGCGGGCGGCCAGGGCGTCGTCGCGGATGTAGCGCAGCAGCAGGCGCGTGGGCACCAGGGAGTAGAGGATCTCCTCGGTGACCTGTTTGCGGGGCAGGGGCGCGCCGTCGATGAGGTCGGCGAGCATGGGGACCATGGGATTGGCGCCGGCGGCCGTCATGTAGAAGGAGTTGCGGCCGATGCGTGGGTTGATCTCAAAGAAGACGGGCTCACCGGTGGCGGGGTCGATCTTGACGTCGAAGTTGGCGAAGCCGCGGTACCCGGCCGCGGTGAGGATGCGCTCCGCGCCGGCCCACAGCTCGGGGAAGGCCTCTGTGATCATGGCGACGGGGTTGCCGATCATCGTGGGGGCGTGGTCCTCCAGGAGGACGCGGGCCGAGCCGATGAGCCTGACGGCGCCGTCGGAGCCGACGTAGGCCGTGATGGAGCGCATGGCGGTGTTGTCGCCCGCGATGAGCTCCTGGACGACGAAGGTGGAGCGGAAGCCGGCCGCGCGCAGGTCGGCCCACAGGGAGTCGAGCTCGGCGGCGCTGTCCATGAACCAGATCTTGCGCTTGCCGGGGAACTCGACGGCGTCATAGGCGGCGCCCACGGCGGCCTTGGCCACGAGGGGGAAGGGGATGTCGATGGCGGGGGCGGCCCAGTCGGGGCTGTCGGCGCCCGCGAAGTCGACGATGACCTGCCTGGGGCTGCGCACGCCGGCCTCATCGCAGATACGGCCGAAGGCGCCCTTGTCGGAGACGCGGTCGATGACGTCGACATCCGGGAAGGGCACGGCGTAGACCGGCTCGAGGTCGCCGCGCAGGGAGGCGAGGATGGTCGCCATGGCATCAGTGTTGGCCATGACCACGGCACTGCGGGGCTCGCGCCCGGCGGCCAGGCCGGTCAGGGCGTCGCGGATCTGCTCCCGGGTGGCGTGGGCGGGCAGGGGCGCGGTGTCGATGTAGGAGGAGCGGCGAATGGCGTCGATGGGCGCATTGGCCAGCACGGTGACCCTCTGGCCCGTGGCCTCATGCAGTTGGCGGGCGATGGCGTAGACGCCGATGTCGCCGCCGATGACGACGGGCAGGATCCGCTCGTGCCGTGCGGTCATCCGTGGTCCTCCTGGGGATCGTGGTGGGCGGCGCCGGTGGGGCGCGGTCGGCACCCGTGGTTCAGGGCTGGCGGGGCGGGCGCCGTGCCCCCACGGGGGCCAGCCTAGCCGCACCCGGGCCGCGTGAGCACGTGAGGGCGGGGAGGGTGGCGGGGCGCGGGCCGCCCGGCGCTCCCGCCAGGCAGCCGCGAGCGCCGATTCCAGCGCCTCCACGGCCAAGGGACCTGGTCAGACCAATGTAGAAGGCCCGGGGCGCTGACGGCGCCACCCGGGCCTTGATGGGGCAGTGGGCGATACTGGGTTCGAACCAGTGACCTCTTCCGTGTCAGGGAAGCGCGCTACCGCTGCGCCAATCGCCCGAGCGGATGACGGGACTCGAACCCGCGACCCTCACCTTGGCAAGGTGATGCTCTACCAACTGAGCCACATCCGCATTTCTCGCACCGCATCGCGGCGCGGCAGAAACGTAGCAGGGGGCGCGCGGCCTTGCCAAATCCGCCCCGCCCACCGGCCCATGACCTGCGTCACGCCATGTGATGCGCGAGGTCAATCCGCAAGGTCCCCCTCATCGGCGGCCCGCCGTGGCAAGGTAGCGCATATGGACACCAGCACGGGCACCCCCCTACCGACTCGCGAGCCACTGCCGACGGCGACCGAGCCGTCCTCCCCTGAGGCCCCTGAGCCCGCGACTCCCCCCGCCTCCCCCGCGGAGTCCGCCTCCCCCGCAGAGCCCGCGGAGTCCGCCGAGCCCGCCGCTCCCCTTGAGGAGCCCGCCGGCGCGCCGGTCGTCTGGCCGGGCCGGCCCGCCCCCCTGGGCGCCACTTTCGATGGCTCCGGCACCAACTTCGCACTGTTCTCCTCCGTCGCCTCCGGCGTCGACCTGTGCCTCTTCGACGACGCCGGGACCGAGACCCGCGTGCCCCTGACCGAGGTGGACGCCGGCGTCTGGCACGGCTACCTGCCCTCGGTCTACCCCGGGCAGGTCTACGGCTACCGCGTCCACGGCCCCTACGATCCCGGCTCGGGCCACCGCTGCGACCCCTCCAAACTCCTCCTGGACCCCTACGCCAAGGCGATCTCCGGCCAGGTGTCCCCCTCCCCCAGCCTGTACTCCTACAACTTCGACGCCCCCGACACCCGCAACGAGTCCGACTCCGCGCCCGTGACGATGCGCTCGATCGTCATCTCCCCCTTCTTCGATTGGGGCCACGACCGCCCGCCGGCCCACCCCTACCACGAGACGATCATCTACGAGGCCCATGTCAAGGGCATGACCAAGTTGCACCCAGAGATCCCCGCCGAGTTGCGCGGAACCTACGCGGGCCTGGCGCAGCGCCCCGTCATCGACCACCTCAAGGCGCTGGGCATCACGGCGATCGAGCTTATGCCCGTCCACCAGTTCGTCAACGACACGCACCTGCAGGAGAAGGGCCTGTCGAACTACTGGGGCTACAACACCATCGGCTTCTTCGCCCCGCATAACGCCTACGCCGCCTACGGCGAGGCCGGTCAGCAGGTCCAGGAGTTCAAGTCCATGGTCAAGGCCTTCCACGAGGCCGATATCGAGGTGATCCTCGACGTCGTGTACAACCACACGGCCGAGGGCAACCACATGGGCCCCACCCTGTCCTTCAAGGGCATCGACAACGCCGCCTACTACCGGCTCGTCGACGGCTCCCAGGAGCACTACTTCGACACCACGGGCACCGGCAACTCCCTGCTCATGCGCTCCCCGGCCGTCCTGCAGATGATCATGGACTCGCTGCGCTACTGGGTCACCGAGATGCATGTCGACGGCTTCCGCTTCGACCTGGCCTCCACTCTCGCCCGCCAGTTCCACGAGGTCGACAAGCTCAGCGCGTTCTTCGACATCATCCACCAGGACCCCGTGCTCTCCCAGGTTAAGCTCATCGCCGAGCCCTGGGACGTGGGCGACGGCGGCTACAACGTCGGCGGCTTCCCCGCCCTGTGGAGCGAGTGGAACGGCCGATACCGGGACACGGTCAGGGACTTCTGGCGGGGCGAGCCCTCCACCCTGGGCAATTTCGCCTCGCGGATCACCGGGTCCTCCGACCTCTACCAGAACTCCGGCCGCACGCCGGTGGCCAGCGTCAACTTCGTCACCGCGCACGACGGCTTCACCCTGCGCGACCTCGTGTCCTACAACGACAAGCACAACGAGGCCAACGGGGAGGGCGGTGCCGACGGCGACAACGCCAACCGCTCGTGGAACTGCGGCGCGGAGGGCCCCTCGGACGACCCGGCGGTCCTGGAGCTGCGCAGCCGCCAGGCCCGCAACTTCCTGGCCACCATCCTCTTCAGCCAGGGCGTGCCCATGATCTGCCACGGCGACGAGATGGGCCGCACCCAGAACGGCAACAACAACGCCTACTGCCAGGACAACGAGCTGGCCTGGGTCCACTGGGACCTCGACGGCGAGGCCCGCGATCTCCTGCGATTCACCTCGGACATGATCCGCCTGCGCCAGGAGCACCCGGTGCTGCGCCGTCGTCGTTTCTTCTCCGGGGCCGCGGGCCACGGCGGCGAGTCGGACATGGGCGAGATCGAGTGGCTCGGCCCCTCCGGGGCGCGCATGACCGACGAGGACTGGGCCACCTGGTACGCGCGCGCC includes these proteins:
- a CDS encoding carboxylate--amine ligase, encoding MTARHERILPVVIGGDIGVYAIARQLHEATGQRVTVLANAPIDAIRRSSYIDTAPLPAHATREQIRDALTGLAAGREPRSAVVMANTDAMATILASLRGDLEPVYAVPFPDVDVIDRVSDKGAFGRICDEAGVRSPRQVIVDFAGADSPDWAAPAIDIPFPLVAKAAVGAAYDAVEFPGKRKIWFMDSAAELDSLWADLRAAGFRSTFVVQELIAGDNTAMRSITAYVGSDGAVRLIGSARVLLEDHAPTMIGNPVAMITEAFPELWAGAERILTAAGYRGFANFDVKIDPATGEPVFFEINPRIGRNSFYMTAAGANPMVPMLADLIDGAPLPRKQVTEEILYSLVPTRLLLRYIRDDALAARIRSLAPGADPLRDPTDRSLVRAALVEAQRLNHYRKFKRYYPEPTDLSY
- the glgX gene encoding glycogen debranching protein GlgX, producing MDTSTGTPLPTREPLPTATEPSSPEAPEPATPPASPAESASPAEPAESAEPAAPLEEPAGAPVVWPGRPAPLGATFDGSGTNFALFSSVASGVDLCLFDDAGTETRVPLTEVDAGVWHGYLPSVYPGQVYGYRVHGPYDPGSGHRCDPSKLLLDPYAKAISGQVSPSPSLYSYNFDAPDTRNESDSAPVTMRSIVISPFFDWGHDRPPAHPYHETIIYEAHVKGMTKLHPEIPAELRGTYAGLAQRPVIDHLKALGITAIELMPVHQFVNDTHLQEKGLSNYWGYNTIGFFAPHNAYAAYGEAGQQVQEFKSMVKAFHEADIEVILDVVYNHTAEGNHMGPTLSFKGIDNAAYYRLVDGSQEHYFDTTGTGNSLLMRSPAVLQMIMDSLRYWVTEMHVDGFRFDLASTLARQFHEVDKLSAFFDIIHQDPVLSQVKLIAEPWDVGDGGYNVGGFPALWSEWNGRYRDTVRDFWRGEPSTLGNFASRITGSSDLYQNSGRTPVASVNFVTAHDGFTLRDLVSYNDKHNEANGEGGADGDNANRSWNCGAEGPSDDPAVLELRSRQARNFLATILFSQGVPMICHGDEMGRTQNGNNNAYCQDNELAWVHWDLDGEARDLLRFTSDMIRLRQEHPVLRRRRFFSGAAGHGGESDMGEIEWLGPSGARMTDEDWATWYARAMAVFLNGEAIAEPDERGQRIVDNSILILINAAGEDITFTIPDADHAPAWRIALDTAPATDEVHPESLLAGQQVLVQAHSILCLISDEQADQGPEHQERAGLSHTGLRRS